In one Parageobacillus genomosp. 1 genomic region, the following are encoded:
- a CDS encoding pre-toxin TG domain-containing protein: MTTIRIKPEELEAVAEHVPDAEDGCSRARTSLSWEFPSLVIEITGIGSDAIYELKDELIHWLHRYEEKLNEAEELLYRTAAAIRQADQTLADNMKEFGLELLGWYDLQRLFGEYDPITGERISAGDRLLAGGMLLLTIIPPAKGA, encoded by the coding sequence ATGACGACGATACGAATCAAGCCAGAAGAGCTGGAAGCCGTAGCCGAGCATGTCCCCGATGCCGAAGACGGCTGCTCCCGTGCGCGGACCTCACTTTCGTGGGAATTTCCCTCTTTAGTGATAGAGATTACCGGCATCGGTTCTGATGCCATCTATGAGCTCAAAGACGAGCTGATTCATTGGCTCCACCGCTATGAAGAAAAGCTGAATGAAGCGGAAGAACTGCTGTATCGGACGGCCGCGGCAATAAGACAGGCAGACCAAACGCTTGCCGACAACATGAAAGAATTTGGTTTAGAGCTTCTTGGCTGGTATGACTTGCAGCGATTGTTTGGAGAATACGACCCGATCACCGGAGAACGGATTTCAGCAGGAGACCGCCTGCTTGCGGGGGGAATGCTATTATTGACCATCATCCCTCCAGCCAAAGGAGCA
- the essA gene encoding type VII secretion protein EssA: MKGKGRLVMFFFPFLCSVFATMGGTVYAETDEWPEIEPNQYQRQNIELRTDYIHEESLLDEKRDLPEVQTSLTFQRPTSSFFEQTKARLFLSGEKETNTIAAKAEKLRLFSDPPTQSVPSHQPLDEAEQPSSSFLPWLFGFFILGFLIVIFTVIVPRMKKFVS, encoded by the coding sequence ATGAAGGGTAAAGGACGTCTTGTGATGTTCTTTTTCCCCTTCCTCTGCTCTGTATTTGCTACGATGGGAGGGACGGTTTACGCGGAAACGGACGAGTGGCCGGAAATTGAACCAAATCAGTATCAGCGGCAGAACATCGAATTACGCACCGATTACATTCATGAAGAGTCGCTGCTCGATGAGAAGAGAGATTTGCCAGAGGTACAAACATCGCTGACATTTCAAAGACCGACATCTTCTTTCTTTGAGCAAACAAAAGCACGGTTATTTTTATCGGGAGAAAAAGAAACAAATACTATTGCCGCCAAAGCGGAAAAACTTCGATTGTTTTCTGATCCTCCAACACAATCGGTTCCGTCTCATCAACCATTGGATGAGGCGGAACAACCATCATCATCGTTTCTGCCATGGCTGTTCGGCTTTTTTATTTTAGGATTTCTTATCGTCATCTTCACGGTAATCGTCCCGCGCATGAAAAAGTTTGTTTCGTAA